In one Pseudomonas sp. R84 genomic region, the following are encoded:
- a CDS encoding PepSY-associated TM helix domain-containing protein: protein MKEGFRQAMAWLHTWAGLLFGWLLFAIFLTGTLAYFKDEISHWMQPEIPARSVSAETSLTLAQDYLQQHAAGASRWLIDLPDARDPGLTVRWQPAPAKPGERGRFESKTLDAQTGAEVQGRDSMGGEFFYRFHFQLQMPYPWGRWLSTIAAMVMFVALITGIITHKKIFKDFFTFRPRKGQRSWLDGHNAVGVLVLPFHLMITYSSLVIFMSMVMPASIVASYGSDVRTFYDEVFPASKTPERADIAAPLMSMAPLLSKASEQWAGGHTARLSVSNPGDANATVVLSRAGDRVVHDFGRAVTFNGVTGLMLGSTPEQPMAMAVGGAFYGLHMGHFAGPVLRWLYFICGLAGTAMIGTGLVIWLGKRQLKHARSGVMPFELRLVEVLNIASMAGLVSAVAVFFLANRLLPVSLAGRADWEVNAFFMAWGLSVLHAMLRPGRKAWVEQLVLGAALFVAVPLINALTTPWNLGVALMQGDWALAGFDLTCLATGFFLAWAAWKMQRAGNTVSLKKPRRETPRPITLEQGVN from the coding sequence ATGAAAGAGGGCTTTCGTCAGGCGATGGCCTGGCTGCACACCTGGGCCGGACTGCTGTTCGGCTGGTTGCTGTTCGCGATTTTCCTGACCGGGACGCTGGCCTATTTCAAGGATGAAATCAGCCACTGGATGCAGCCGGAAATCCCTGCTCGATCGGTGAGTGCCGAGACCAGCCTGACGCTGGCCCAGGATTATCTGCAACAACACGCGGCGGGCGCTTCACGCTGGCTGATCGATTTGCCTGATGCCCGAGATCCCGGCCTGACCGTGCGCTGGCAGCCAGCGCCGGCGAAGCCCGGTGAGCGCGGACGCTTTGAATCGAAAACCCTCGACGCGCAAACCGGCGCTGAAGTGCAGGGCCGCGACAGCATGGGCGGCGAGTTCTTTTACCGCTTCCACTTCCAGCTGCAAATGCCTTATCCGTGGGGCCGTTGGCTATCGACCATCGCTGCCATGGTGATGTTCGTCGCGCTGATCACCGGGATCATCACTCACAAGAAAATCTTCAAAGACTTTTTTACCTTCCGCCCGCGCAAGGGCCAGCGCTCCTGGCTCGACGGGCATAACGCGGTGGGTGTGCTGGTGCTGCCGTTTCACTTGATGATCACCTACAGCAGCCTGGTGATTTTCATGTCGATGGTCATGCCAGCGAGCATCGTCGCGTCTTACGGCAGTGACGTGCGCACGTTTTATGACGAAGTTTTCCCGGCGTCGAAGACCCCGGAGCGCGCCGATATCGCGGCGCCGTTGATGTCCATGGCGCCGCTGTTGAGCAAGGCCAGCGAGCAATGGGCGGGCGGCCACACGGCGCGTCTGTCGGTGAGTAATCCGGGTGATGCCAATGCCACGGTGGTGCTGTCGCGTGCCGGCGATCGCGTGGTGCATGATTTTGGCCGCGCCGTGACGTTCAACGGGGTGACCGGGCTGATGCTCGGCAGCACACCGGAGCAGCCAATGGCGATGGCGGTGGGCGGCGCGTTCTATGGTTTGCACATGGGCCACTTTGCCGGGCCGGTGTTGCGCTGGCTGTACTTCATCTGCGGATTGGCCGGCACGGCGATGATCGGCACCGGGCTGGTGATCTGGCTCGGCAAGCGTCAGCTCAAACATGCCAGGAGCGGGGTGATGCCGTTCGAACTGCGGCTGGTGGAAGTACTGAACATCGCCAGCATGGCCGGGCTGGTGTCGGCGGTGGCGGTGTTCTTTCTGGCCAATCGTCTATTGCCGGTGAGCCTCGCCGGGCGCGCAGATTGGGAGGTGAACGCGTTCTTCATGGCCTGGGGCCTGAGCGTGCTGCACGCGATGTTACGACCGGGGCGCAAAGCCTGGGTTGAACAGCTGGTGTTGGGGGCGGCGCTGTTTGTCGCGGTGCCGCTGATCAATGCGCTGACCACCCCTTGGAATCTCGGCGTCGCGTTGATGCAGGGTGACTGGGCGTTGGCCGGTTTTGATTTGACTTGCCTCGCCACAGGTTTTTTCCTCGCCTGGGCTGCATGGAAAATGCAGCGCGCCGGCAACACGGTTAGCTTAAAAAAGCCACGTCGCGAAACGCCACGGCCGATCACTCTTGAGCAAGGGGTTAACTGA
- a CDS encoding DUF3325 domain-containing protein translates to MLLALLLTYAGFTVLCLSMPRHHDELLGHKPSTRRRQGLKVGGWLLLCLSLWAAVKANGWSFGLVDWFAVLMLSALALVLLLPYRPRLALALAGVSLLASPVAAWAQC, encoded by the coding sequence ATGCTGCTGGCCCTGTTGCTCACCTACGCCGGATTCACCGTGTTGTGCCTGTCGATGCCTCGGCACCACGATGAATTGCTCGGTCACAAACCGTCCACGCGTCGCCGTCAGGGCCTGAAAGTCGGCGGATGGTTATTGCTGTGTTTGTCGCTTTGGGCGGCGGTGAAGGCCAACGGCTGGAGTTTCGGCCTGGTTGACTGGTTCGCCGTACTGATGCTCAGCGCCCTGGCGTTGGTATTGCTGCTGCCGTATCGCCCACGTCTGGCCTTGGCGCTGGCCGGTGTCAGTCTGCTGGCCAGCCCGGTCGCCGCATGGGCGCAGTGCTGA
- a CDS encoding RNA polymerase sigma factor, with translation MLIGLPPESRDDEPRGARAHFLQVFLSQRSQMEALVNRRVGCRATAADLVQDLFLRFWRRPLVQVEELSTYLLRCAGNIAIDHLRSEGTRTRVNEGWQPDEPDSHGSEPQAALEAGNDLKHVEAALRALPERTRQIFLLNRIHGRKYAEIAKAMGLSQSAVEKHMMRALEACKASLREPAPRLPGKAP, from the coding sequence GTGCTGATCGGCCTGCCGCCGGAATCCCGCGACGACGAGCCGCGCGGGGCGCGTGCGCATTTTCTGCAGGTGTTCCTGTCCCAGCGTTCGCAAATGGAGGCGCTGGTGAACCGTCGCGTCGGTTGTCGGGCGACGGCGGCGGACCTGGTGCAGGACCTGTTTCTGCGTTTCTGGCGGCGACCGCTGGTGCAGGTCGAAGAACTCAGCACCTATCTTTTGCGCTGCGCCGGCAACATCGCCATCGACCATCTGCGCAGCGAAGGCACACGCACGCGCGTCAACGAAGGCTGGCAACCGGACGAACCGGACAGCCACGGCAGCGAACCACAAGCAGCGCTGGAAGCGGGCAATGATTTGAAACATGTCGAAGCGGCGTTGCGCGCCTTGCCCGAGCGCACCCGGCAGATCTTTTTGCTCAATCGCATTCACGGCCGCAAGTACGCGGAAATCGCCAAAGCCATGGGCTTGTCCCAAAGTGCCGTGGAAAAACATATGATGCGCGCCCTCGAGGCCTGCAAGGCCAGCCTGCGCGAACCCGCGCCACGCCTGCCAGGGAAAGCACCGTGA
- a CDS encoding FecR family protein, producing the protein MKPSDSIIPTPAQEQAAFAWLSLLHDRPSTGDQLTFSQWLRADPAHAEAYAQAQVLWELSESPARTLADEEALALQGYLDAMDRPRRPQLLRWSGALAMAACLLLMVSLGSGWQPQRWIDDLGADYVSAPGEIRTVTLADQSQVTLDADSAIAVDFTQGERHVQLRRGAGFFSVTHTGDPFVVAAEKGEARVLGTQFEVRLQPQGAQVTVLSGRVGVTAERGAVQQILIAGQQVAYAGGTAEKLHVADAEAQLAWRQGWLTYYKSTLADVVEDLRRYYPGRIVLLNDELAARKVSGSFPSKDPQAVLSSLQGVMGFEQHQVLGHLIILR; encoded by the coding sequence GTGAAGCCATCCGACTCCATTATTCCGACGCCCGCGCAAGAGCAGGCCGCGTTTGCCTGGCTGAGCCTGTTGCATGATCGGCCGAGCACCGGCGATCAATTGACATTCAGCCAATGGCTACGGGCTGATCCGGCGCATGCCGAGGCTTACGCGCAGGCGCAGGTGCTCTGGGAACTGAGCGAAAGCCCGGCGCGAACGCTGGCCGATGAAGAGGCTTTGGCGTTGCAGGGGTATCTCGATGCGATGGATCGCCCGCGCCGTCCGCAGCTTTTGCGTTGGTCGGGGGCGCTGGCAATGGCGGCCTGTCTGCTGCTGATGGTCAGCCTCGGCAGCGGTTGGCAGCCGCAGCGCTGGATCGATGATCTGGGCGCCGATTACGTTTCTGCGCCTGGTGAAATTCGCACCGTGACGCTGGCCGATCAGTCGCAAGTGACACTGGATGCCGACAGCGCGATCGCCGTGGATTTCACTCAGGGCGAACGGCATGTGCAATTGCGCCGCGGCGCCGGATTTTTCAGCGTCACCCACACCGGCGATCCGTTTGTGGTCGCGGCCGAGAAGGGCGAGGCGCGGGTGCTTGGCACGCAATTCGAAGTGCGTCTGCAACCGCAGGGCGCGCAGGTGACGGTATTGTCCGGTCGCGTCGGTGTCACGGCAGAGCGTGGCGCCGTGCAGCAGATTCTCATCGCCGGCCAGCAGGTTGCTTACGCTGGAGGCACGGCAGAAAAACTGCATGTGGCGGACGCTGAGGCGCAACTGGCCTGGCGTCAGGGCTGGCTGACGTACTACAAATCGACGCTGGCCGATGTGGTCGAGGATCTGCGGCGCTATTACCCGGGGCGGATCGTGTTGCTCAACGATGAGCTGGCGGCGCGCAAGGTCAGTGGCAGTTTTCCGAGCAAGGATCCGCAGGCCGTGCTCAGTTCCCTGCAGGGGGTGATGGGGTTTGAGCAGCATCAGGTGTTGGGTCATCTGATTATTTTGCGCTGA
- a CDS encoding TonB-dependent receptor: MKSRAKSGSVKQWLSVSALSFSALALLPISVSLAAETVSSQAQKQFNFSLAAKPLPQALSDFSRVTGQSVVYTDEAPYGLTAPAVNGQMSAEQALQRLLSGSGLNFRRTDSRTLALEPKPTEGALNLGATTITSIRDESMSYQPPETSSVMRSSASLQEIPQTVNVIPAQVIRDQAPRNLDDALANVSGITQGNTLGSTQDSVMTRGFGDNRNGSIMRDGMPIVQGRGMNATVDRVEVLKGPASLLYGIQDPGGVVNLVSKKPELTQYNALTLRGSTYGEGKNGSGGTLDSTGPLGDSGLAYRMVLDHEDEDYWRNFGTHRETLIAPSLAWFGESTKLLFAYEHREFLTPFDRGTLIDPRTNHPLDISRKQRLDEPFNNMEGRSDLYHFEADHDLNDDWKAHFGYSWNRETYDASQVRVTAIDTKKGTLTRSMDGTQNAISTDRFTTASLEGKVNVLGMQHDLVFGVDDEYRKIYRADLIRQKSLTTFSYLNPVYGREVAGTTVSAPDSAQTDELRSDSVFMQDSIHLNDQWILVAGGRFQEYDQYAGKGVPFKANTDSNGQKFVPRAGLVYRYTDALSFYGSYTESFKPNSTIAPLSGSSTVLDGSIAPEEAKSWELGARLDMPGRVTGNIALFDIKKRNVLVANSEGPTTIYSAAGEVRSRGLEMDLTGQLSDHWSMIGSYAYTDAEVTEDPDYKGKRLQNVAKNSGSLSAVYDFGSVIGGDQLRVGAGARYVGERAGNAVNDFDLPSYTVADAFATYDTKVEGQKVKFQLNVKNLFDRTYYTSAASRFFVSMGDARQVSLSSTLEF, translated from the coding sequence ATGAAGTCCAGGGCAAAATCGGGTTCGGTCAAACAGTGGTTAAGCGTGTCGGCATTGAGTTTTTCGGCATTGGCATTGCTGCCGATAAGCGTGTCTCTGGCCGCTGAAACCGTCAGCAGCCAGGCGCAAAAGCAGTTCAATTTTTCCCTGGCCGCCAAACCGCTGCCGCAAGCCTTGAGCGACTTCAGCCGCGTCACCGGGCAGAGCGTGGTCTACACCGACGAAGCGCCGTACGGCCTCACCGCGCCGGCGGTCAATGGCCAGATGAGTGCCGAGCAGGCACTGCAACGCTTGCTCAGTGGTTCTGGCCTCAACTTCCGCCGCACCGATAGCCGCACGCTGGCGCTGGAGCCGAAGCCTACCGAAGGCGCGTTGAATCTCGGTGCTACGACCATCACCTCGATCCGCGACGAATCGATGAGTTATCAGCCGCCGGAAACCAGTTCGGTGATGCGTTCCTCAGCTTCGCTTCAGGAAATCCCGCAGACCGTCAACGTCATCCCGGCGCAAGTTATCCGTGATCAGGCGCCACGCAATCTGGATGACGCCCTGGCCAATGTCAGCGGTATCACCCAAGGCAACACCTTGGGCAGCACTCAGGATTCGGTGATGACCCGTGGTTTCGGCGACAACCGCAACGGCTCGATCATGCGCGACGGCATGCCGATCGTGCAGGGGCGCGGCATGAACGCTACCGTCGACCGTGTTGAAGTGCTCAAAGGCCCGGCCTCATTGCTGTACGGCATTCAAGATCCCGGTGGCGTGGTCAACCTGGTCAGTAAAAAGCCTGAGCTGACGCAATACAATGCGCTGACCTTGCGCGGCTCGACCTATGGCGAGGGCAAGAACGGCAGCGGCGGCACCCTCGACAGCACTGGCCCGCTGGGCGATTCCGGGCTTGCCTACCGTATGGTGCTCGATCACGAAGACGAAGATTACTGGCGCAACTTCGGCACCCACCGTGAAACCCTGATTGCGCCGTCGCTGGCCTGGTTCGGCGAAAGCACCAAGCTGTTGTTCGCCTACGAGCACCGCGAATTTCTCACGCCGTTCGATCGTGGCACGCTGATCGATCCGCGCACCAATCACCCACTGGACATCTCGCGCAAACAACGCCTCGACGAGCCGTTCAACAACATGGAAGGCCGTTCGGATCTGTATCACTTTGAAGCCGACCATGACCTCAACGACGATTGGAAAGCCCACTTCGGTTACAGCTGGAACCGCGAAACCTACGACGCCAGCCAAGTCCGTGTTACCGCCATCGACACCAAAAAAGGCACGCTGACCCGCAGCATGGACGGCACCCAGAATGCGATCAGCACCGACCGTTTCACCACCGCCAGCCTTGAAGGCAAGGTCAACGTGCTGGGTATGCAGCATGATCTGGTATTTGGCGTCGATGACGAGTACCGCAAGATCTACCGCGCCGACCTGATCCGGCAGAAAAGCCTGACCACCTTCAGCTACCTCAATCCGGTGTATGGCCGCGAAGTCGCCGGCACGACTGTCAGCGCTCCCGACAGCGCGCAGACCGATGAGCTGCGCAGTGATTCGGTGTTCATGCAGGACTCGATTCACCTCAACGACCAGTGGATTCTGGTCGCTGGCGGACGCTTTCAGGAGTACGACCAGTACGCCGGCAAAGGCGTGCCGTTCAAGGCCAACACCGACAGCAACGGCCAGAAGTTCGTCCCGCGCGCCGGTCTGGTGTATCGCTACACCGACGCCTTGTCGTTCTACGGCAGCTACACCGAATCGTTCAAACCCAACTCAACCATCGCCCCGCTGAGCGGCAGCAGCACCGTGCTCGACGGCAGTATCGCGCCGGAAGAAGCCAAGTCGTGGGAGCTGGGGGCGCGGCTGGACATGCCGGGGCGTGTCACCGGCAACATCGCGTTGTTCGATATCAAGAAACGCAACGTGCTGGTGGCCAATTCCGAAGGCCCAACGACCATTTACAGTGCGGCCGGTGAGGTGCGTTCGCGAGGCCTGGAAATGGACCTGACGGGTCAGTTGAGCGACCACTGGAGCATGATCGGCAGCTACGCCTACACCGATGCCGAAGTGACTGAAGACCCGGACTACAAAGGCAAGCGCTTGCAGAACGTGGCAAAGAATTCCGGCTCGTTGTCGGCAGTGTATGACTTCGGCAGCGTGATCGGCGGCGATCAATTGCGCGTAGGGGCTGGAGCGCGTTATGTCGGGGAGCGTGCGGGTAACGCGGTGAATGATTTTGATCTGCCGAGCTATACCGTGGCCGATGCGTTTGCCACTTACGACACCAAGGTTGAAGGGCAGAAGGTCAAGTTTCAGCTCAATGTGAAGAACCTGTTTGATCGCACGTACTACACCTCGGCGGCGAGCCGGTTCTTTGTGTCGATGGGGGATGCGCGGCAGGTTTCGCTGTCCAGCACTTTGGAGTTTTAA
- a CDS encoding AraC family transcriptional regulator, which yields MAAIDTLQVFQALNSSPNARLVHSAELGDGLSAALWTNHHDAQEYAAPSHHTLSCYIAGGTGTFRRGQPGHKGGPDKLCILPADHESGWVINGDICLAHLYFNAEQFALGCVTLLDREPREMQLREQTFLDDPQQAQRFRQLLTLNWDEPAERLLTSSLAHELISHTLLSQVGARQGLRLRGGLAPHQRRQLVEFIDTQLAEPISLGQLAGLCALSEYHFARMFRTSFGLPPHQYVLARRLSRARELLRGTGLPLGEIALACGFASASHFTNRFKQVLGGTPGEYRQAFLR from the coding sequence ATGGCCGCCATCGATACCCTGCAAGTCTTTCAAGCGTTGAACAGTTCGCCGAATGCACGCCTTGTGCACAGCGCCGAGCTTGGAGATGGCTTGTCTGCCGCTTTGTGGACCAACCACCATGATGCGCAGGAGTATGCAGCGCCGAGCCATCACACCCTCTCTTGCTACATTGCCGGTGGCACAGGCACGTTTCGTCGCGGCCAACCGGGCCACAAGGGCGGGCCGGACAAGCTGTGCATCCTGCCGGCAGATCATGAGTCAGGCTGGGTGATCAATGGCGATATCTGCCTGGCGCATCTGTATTTTAACGCCGAACAATTTGCCCTTGGTTGCGTCACCTTGCTCGATCGCGAACCGCGAGAGATGCAATTGCGCGAGCAGACCTTTCTCGACGACCCGCAGCAGGCACAACGCTTTCGGCAGTTGCTGACGCTGAATTGGGACGAACCCGCCGAACGTTTGCTGACCAGCAGCCTCGCCCATGAACTGATCAGCCACACCCTGCTCAGTCAGGTCGGCGCGCGTCAGGGTCTGCGTTTGAGGGGCGGACTGGCGCCACACCAGCGTCGGCAACTGGTGGAGTTCATCGACACTCAGCTGGCCGAGCCGATCAGCCTCGGACAATTGGCCGGGTTGTGCGCGCTGTCGGAATACCACTTTGCGCGGATGTTTCGCACGAGTTTCGGCCTGCCGCCGCATCAGTATGTGCTGGCGCGGCGCTTGAGCCGGGCACGGGAATTGTTGCGCGGGACGGGGTTGCCGTTGGGCGAGATTGCGCTGGCGTGCGGGTTTGCCAGCGCGAGTCATTTCACTAATCGGTTCAAGCAGGTGTTGGGTGGGACGCCCGGTGAGTATCGGCAGGCGTTTTTGCGTTGA
- a CDS encoding DMT family transporter — MNLSLYLLTVLIWGTTWIALKWQLGVVAIPVSIVYRFGLAALVLFALLLLSRRLQPMNRRGHLICVAQGLCLFCVNFMCFLTASQWIPSGLVAVVFSTATLWNALNARVFFGQRIARNVLMGGALGLFGLGMLFWPELAGHHASPQTLLGLGLALCGTLCFSAGNMLSSLQQKAGLKPLTTNAWGMAYGAAMLSVWCLFKGIPFDMDWSPRYVGALLYLVIPGSVIGFTAYLTLVGRMGPERAAYCTVLFPVVALNVSAFAEGYQWTAPALVGLVLVMLGNVLVFRKPKVVSTPVQGKLA, encoded by the coding sequence ATGAACCTGTCGTTGTACTTGCTGACCGTGCTGATCTGGGGCACTACCTGGATTGCCCTGAAATGGCAACTGGGCGTGGTGGCGATTCCGGTGTCGATCGTCTATCGCTTCGGCCTTGCCGCGCTGGTGCTGTTTGCGCTGTTGCTGCTCAGCCGCCGTCTGCAACCGATGAACCGCCGTGGGCATTTGATCTGCGTGGCTCAAGGGTTGTGTTTGTTCTGCGTCAATTTCATGTGCTTTCTGACCGCCAGTCAGTGGATCCCGAGCGGTCTGGTCGCGGTGGTGTTCTCAACCGCGACGTTGTGGAACGCGCTGAATGCGCGGGTGTTCTTTGGCCAGCGCATTGCGCGCAATGTGCTGATGGGCGGTGCACTTGGGTTGTTCGGCCTGGGCATGTTGTTCTGGCCGGAACTGGCCGGGCATCACGCCAGCCCGCAAACCTTGCTCGGTCTCGGCCTGGCGTTGTGCGGCACCTTGTGTTTTTCGGCGGGCAACATGCTTTCGAGTCTGCAGCAGAAGGCCGGCCTCAAACCGCTGACCACCAACGCCTGGGGCATGGCCTACGGCGCAGCGATGCTGTCGGTGTGGTGCCTGTTCAAAGGTATTCCGTTCGACATGGATTGGAGCCCGCGTTATGTCGGTGCGTTGCTGTATTTGGTAATCCCTGGTTCGGTGATCGGCTTCACTGCGTATCTGACGCTGGTCGGGCGCATGGGGCCGGAGCGGGCGGCTTACTGCACGGTATTGTTCCCGGTGGTGGCGCTGAACGTCTCGGCTTTTGCCGAAGGTTATCAATGGACAGCGCCGGCGCTGGTCGGGCTGGTGCTAGTGATGCTGGGTAATGTTCTGGTGTTTCGTAAACCGAAAGTGGTGTCGACGCCGGTGCAGGGAAAGTTGGCCTGA
- a CDS encoding DUF2165 domain-containing protein translates to MNALTTDKLIRYSKVILMAYISFFGLLVMIHNFTDYNSNYTYVAHILSMDTTTASESIKYRAIESPMIHHRIYWFIITLEVTYTLLCLIGTYQLYRHINATAEVFHEAKKFSIMGILTAIFIYYVCLQTVGVEWFDMDTSQSWNAKDWARHIVDFIFPVMIYITLKVER, encoded by the coding sequence TTGAACGCCCTGACCACTGACAAACTTATCCGTTACAGCAAAGTTATTTTGATGGCTTACATCAGTTTCTTTGGCCTGCTGGTGATGATCCACAACTTTACTGACTACAACTCAAACTACACCTACGTGGCTCATATCCTCAGTATGGACACCACCACCGCCAGTGAATCCATCAAGTATCGGGCCATTGAATCACCGATGATTCATCACCGGATCTACTGGTTCATCATCACGCTGGAAGTCACGTATACCTTGCTGTGCCTGATAGGCACCTATCAGCTATATCGCCACATAAATGCGACCGCAGAAGTATTCCACGAGGCGAAGAAGTTCTCGATCATGGGCATACTGACGGCCATTTTCATTTATTACGTCTGCCTGCAGACAGTTGGAGTGGAATGGTTTGACATGGACACTTCGCAATCCTGGAATGCCAAGGACTGGGCACGGCATATCGTTGACTTCATATTCCCGGTAATGATTTACATCACCTTGAAAGTCGAGCGTTGA
- a CDS encoding D-glycerate dehydrogenase: MKKTVLAFSRITPPMIERLQQEFDVIVPNPKAGDINAQFNEALPHAHGLIGVGRKLGQAQLETATKLEVVSSVSVGYDNYDLDYFNERGIMLTNTPDVLTESTADLAFALIMSSARRVAELDAWTKAGQWQASVGAPLFGCDVHGKTLGIVGMGNIGAAVARRGRFGFNMPIIYSGNSRKTELEQELGAQFRSLDQLLGEADFVCLVVPLSEKTRHLISHRELALMKPDAILVNISRGPVVDEPALIEALQNKRIRGAGLDVYEKEPLAESPLFQLSNAVTLPHIGSATNETREAMANRALANLRSALLGERPQDLVNPQVWRG, translated from the coding sequence ATGAAAAAGACTGTCCTGGCCTTCAGCCGCATCACCCCACCCATGATCGAACGCCTGCAACAAGAGTTCGACGTCATCGTCCCCAACCCAAAAGCCGGCGACATCAACGCCCAATTCAACGAAGCCCTGCCCCACGCCCACGGCCTCATCGGCGTCGGCCGCAAACTCGGCCAGGCCCAACTCGAAACCGCAACAAAACTCGAAGTGGTCTCAAGCGTCTCCGTCGGCTACGACAACTACGACCTCGACTACTTCAACGAACGCGGGATCATGCTCACCAACACCCCCGACGTGCTCACCGAAAGCACCGCCGACCTCGCCTTCGCCCTGATCATGAGCAGCGCCCGCCGCGTCGCCGAACTCGACGCCTGGACCAAGGCCGGGCAATGGCAAGCCAGCGTCGGCGCCCCGCTGTTCGGCTGCGACGTCCACGGCAAAACACTCGGCATCGTCGGCATGGGCAACATTGGCGCGGCCGTCGCCCGCCGTGGCCGCTTCGGCTTCAACATGCCAATCATCTACAGCGGCAACAGCCGCAAGACTGAACTGGAGCAAGAACTCGGCGCGCAATTTCGCAGCCTCGATCAACTGCTCGGCGAAGCCGACTTCGTCTGCCTGGTGGTGCCGCTCAGTGAAAAAACCCGCCACCTCATCAGCCATCGCGAACTGGCGCTGATGAAACCCGATGCCATCCTGGTGAACATATCGCGTGGTCCGGTCGTCGATGAACCGGCCCTGATCGAAGCCCTGCAAAACAAGCGCATTCGTGGCGCCGGCCTCGACGTCTACGAAAAAGAACCACTGGCCGAGTCGCCGCTGTTCCAGTTGAGTAACGCCGTGACCCTGCCGCACATTGGCTCGGCGACGAATGAAACCCGTGAAGCCATGGCCAATCGTGCACTGGCCAACCTGCGCAGCGCCCTGCTCGGCGAACGCCCGCAGGATCTGGTCAACCCGCAAGTCTGGCGCGGATAA
- a CDS encoding DUF6124 family protein encodes MFKPTPNPPETDDTTPYEFPGSKKFHEAAERALDHYLKPNALTLRFHKPSTMFQVAPEQDSESLLVHACESLAQASLMTSDIAAYIDLPQRRTILAIQQIIMLAELAVNRVLDNHEITQSPGHS; translated from the coding sequence ATGTTCAAACCAACGCCTAATCCACCTGAAACCGACGACACCACCCCCTACGAATTCCCCGGCTCGAAGAAATTCCACGAAGCCGCCGAACGCGCCCTCGACCACTACCTCAAACCCAACGCCCTCACCCTGCGCTTCCACAAACCCAGCACCATGTTCCAGGTCGCTCCAGAGCAGGACAGCGAAAGCCTGTTGGTCCACGCCTGCGAATCACTGGCCCAGGCCAGCCTGATGACCAGCGACATCGCCGCCTACATCGACCTGCCGCAACGGCGCACGATTCTGGCGATTCAGCAGATCATCATGCTCGCTGAACTGGCGGTGAACCGCGTGCTGGATAACCACGAAATCACCCAATCTCCGGGACACAGCTAA
- a CDS encoding LysR family transcriptional regulator: MDTLQNMRAFSCVAEAGSFTAAAVQLDTTTANVSRAVSNLEAHLQTRLLNRTTRRIALTEAGKRYLLRCEQILAYVEEAEAEASDAHARPAGQLKVHTMTGIGQHFVIDAIARYRKTHPDVTFDLTLANRVPDLLDEGYDVSIVLASELPDSGFVSQRLGITYSIVCASPAYVKANGAAQKPSDLLNHACLRLVSPVIPLEKWAFDGPEGQEMVTINSSPFLVNSADAMKTAITSGMGVGVLPVYAAIEGLRNGTLVRVMPNYRSQELNLYAIYPSRQYLDAKIKTWVEYLRGSLPEILAAHQAELAAYELSGSLAGVRVAN; this comes from the coding sequence ATGGACACTTTGCAAAACATGCGCGCCTTCAGTTGTGTCGCCGAAGCCGGCAGCTTCACCGCCGCTGCCGTGCAACTCGACACCACCACCGCCAACGTCTCGCGCGCGGTCTCCAATCTGGAAGCCCACCTGCAAACCCGCTTGCTCAACCGCACCACCCGGCGCATTGCCCTCACCGAAGCGGGCAAACGCTACCTGCTGCGCTGCGAGCAGATCCTCGCCTACGTCGAAGAGGCCGAAGCCGAAGCCAGCGACGCCCACGCGCGCCCGGCCGGGCAATTGAAAGTGCACACCATGACCGGCATCGGCCAGCACTTCGTCATCGACGCCATCGCCCGCTACCGCAAGACCCACCCGGACGTGACCTTCGACCTGACCCTGGCCAACCGCGTGCCGGACCTGCTCGACGAGGGCTACGACGTATCGATCGTGCTCGCCAGCGAACTACCGGATTCGGGTTTTGTTTCGCAACGTCTGGGCATCACCTACAGCATCGTCTGCGCATCACCCGCCTACGTGAAAGCCAACGGCGCCGCGCAAAAACCCAGCGACCTGCTCAACCATGCCTGCCTGCGTCTGGTCAGCCCGGTAATCCCCCTGGAAAAATGGGCCTTCGACGGCCCGGAAGGCCAGGAAATGGTCACCATCAACAGCTCGCCGTTTCTGGTGAACTCCGCCGACGCCATGAAAACCGCGATCACCAGCGGCATGGGCGTAGGCGTGTTGCCGGTGTATGCAGCGATCGAAGGCTTGCGCAACGGCACGCTGGTGCGGGTCATGCCGAACTACCGCTCGCAAGAGCTGAACCTGTATGCGATCTACCCCTCGCGACAATATCTGGATGCGAAGATCAAGACGTGGGTTGAGTATTTGCGCGGCTCGCTGCCAGAGATTCTCGCCGCCCACCAGGCCGAATTGGCCGCCTACGAACTCAGCGGCAGCCTCGCCGGCGTACGCGTCGCCAACTGA